One window of Robiginitalea biformata HTCC2501 genomic DNA carries:
- the dusB gene encoding tRNA dihydrouridine synthase DusB, protein MVRIGPVELPDFPLLLAPMEDVSDPPFRTLCKEQGADVMYTEFISSEGLIRDAAKSVVKLDIYEKERPIGIQIFGAELDSMLQAVDIVTETGPDIIDINFGCPVKKVVCKNAGAGILRDIPLMVKLTEAMVKRTHLPVTVKTRLGWDHNSIKIVEVAERLQDVGIQSIAIHGRTRVQMYKGEADWRPIAEVKNNPRMHIPVFGNGDVDTPEAAVRMRDEYGLDGAMIGRASIGYPWFFREVKHYFETGEHLPPPDMEARVAAARRHLQMAIDWKGEKLGVFETRRHYTNYFKGIPNFKPYRMKMVTSDDSADVFAAFDEALEAFATHEFA, encoded by the coding sequence ATGGTTCGTATCGGCCCTGTGGAACTCCCGGATTTCCCGTTGCTGCTCGCCCCGATGGAGGATGTGAGCGACCCGCCCTTCCGCACGCTCTGCAAGGAACAGGGGGCCGATGTGATGTACACGGAATTTATCTCGTCCGAGGGCCTGATCCGGGATGCCGCCAAAAGCGTGGTGAAGCTGGACATCTATGAAAAGGAGCGGCCCATCGGCATCCAGATCTTCGGGGCCGAACTGGACTCCATGCTCCAGGCTGTGGACATCGTTACCGAGACCGGGCCGGACATTATCGATATCAATTTTGGCTGCCCGGTTAAAAAAGTGGTTTGCAAGAATGCCGGGGCCGGGATCCTGCGCGACATCCCGCTGATGGTAAAACTCACCGAGGCGATGGTGAAACGGACCCACCTGCCCGTGACGGTGAAGACCCGCCTGGGCTGGGATCACAATTCCATTAAGATCGTCGAGGTGGCCGAACGGCTCCAGGACGTGGGCATCCAGTCCATCGCCATCCACGGCCGGACCCGGGTGCAGATGTACAAAGGGGAGGCAGACTGGCGGCCCATTGCCGAGGTAAAGAACAATCCGCGGATGCACATTCCTGTGTTTGGGAACGGGGATGTGGACACCCCGGAGGCAGCGGTTCGCATGCGGGACGAATACGGTCTGGACGGGGCGATGATTGGCCGGGCATCCATTGGCTACCCGTGGTTTTTCCGGGAGGTAAAGCACTATTTCGAAACCGGGGAGCACCTGCCGCCGCCGGACATGGAGGCACGCGTGGCAGCAGCGCGCCGCCACCTGCAGATGGCCATCGACTGGAAGGGGGAAAAGCTCGGCGTATTTGAAACCCGCCGGCACTACACGAACTACTTCAAGGGGATCCCGAATTTTAAGCCCTACCGGATGAAGATGGTTACCAGCGACGACTCGGCCGACGTCTTTGCCGCCTTCGACGAGGCCCTGGAGGCATTTGCCACCCACGAGTTTGCCTGA
- a CDS encoding ABC transporter permease, with translation MNFPLYIARRYVRSKSSQNAVNIINAVTFGVIVIGSAALFIVLSGFAGLKTFSLSFSNTFDPDMRIVPASGKTFAFGPEQAAGLRDIPGIASYSRELEERVYLTHDQRSMIAYIKGVDSAYNRTTGIDSTIYMGLWDLSAQQAVSGISIASQLSLSVQNYRSPLIVLVPKPGTGNLSPQGLGDQPYNQMAVILSGIYQIEEGLDKKYLFADLGLVQALLERDSLQVSGVNLRLTPEADEAAMLSAVRDTLGSGVEVRTRRQLNQTLYRMLNTENLATYLIFTLVLIIALFNVVGAIIMMILDKQLHTRTLYSLGLTVRQLRRIYFLQGVLVTCAGGVIGVLIGVALIGSQLAFGWLMITPSLAYPVALSWANVGIVLATIAVLGVIAARIASNRINKKMLSL, from the coding sequence GTGAACTTCCCGCTGTACATCGCCCGGCGCTATGTCCGTTCCAAAAGCAGCCAGAACGCGGTCAACATCATCAATGCAGTCACTTTCGGCGTCATTGTCATCGGCTCCGCTGCCCTGTTTATCGTCCTCTCCGGTTTTGCGGGGTTAAAAACCTTCAGCCTGTCTTTCAGCAACACGTTCGACCCGGACATGCGCATTGTCCCGGCCAGCGGGAAGACCTTTGCCTTTGGCCCGGAACAAGCTGCGGGGTTGCGGGACATCCCGGGGATCGCCTCGTATTCCAGGGAACTGGAAGAACGCGTTTACCTCACCCACGACCAGCGCAGCATGATTGCCTATATCAAAGGGGTGGATTCCGCCTACAACCGCACCACGGGCATCGACAGCACCATCTATATGGGGCTCTGGGACCTCAGCGCCCAACAGGCGGTTTCCGGGATCTCCATCGCCTCCCAGCTCTCGCTGAGCGTTCAGAATTACCGCTCCCCCCTCATCGTACTGGTCCCGAAACCCGGAACGGGCAACCTCTCCCCCCAGGGCCTGGGCGACCAGCCCTACAACCAGATGGCGGTGATCCTCTCCGGAATCTACCAGATTGAGGAGGGGCTGGATAAAAAATACCTGTTTGCAGACCTCGGGCTGGTGCAGGCGCTGCTGGAGCGCGACAGCCTGCAGGTATCCGGGGTGAACCTGAGACTCACACCGGAGGCCGATGAAGCAGCCATGCTGTCGGCCGTGCGTGATACCCTGGGGAGCGGCGTGGAAGTCCGTACCCGTCGCCAGCTCAACCAGACGCTCTACCGGATGCTGAATACCGAAAACCTCGCAACCTACCTGATCTTTACGCTGGTGTTAATCATTGCGCTCTTTAACGTGGTGGGGGCCATCATCATGATGATCCTGGACAAGCAGCTCCATACCCGCACCCTCTATTCGCTGGGGCTCACCGTTAGGCAGCTCCGCCGGATCTATTTCCTGCAGGGGGTACTGGTTACCTGTGCAGGCGGGGTAATCGGGGTATTGATCGGGGTGGCGCTGATCGGGTCGCAACTCGCCTTTGGCTGGCTGATGATCACCCCGTCCCTGGCCTACCCGGTGGCCCTGAGCTGGGCGAATGTGGGGATTGTTCTGGCCACCATAGCCGTGTTGGGGGTCATTGCCGCCCGCATTGCGAGCAACCGAATAAATAAAAAGATGCTGAGCCTGTAG
- a CDS encoding M28 family peptidase, translated as MKYYNLFAGILMSGAVGLLAGSCAETAAPAASLEDDVHILASDSLEGRRTGSEGARLAAGYLARRMEAIGLEPAGEEGSYFQDFSFRPRQDPHGEVAYGDHSDGSVTARNVLGLLNNGGERTVVIGAHYDHLGMGGEGSLHRGDSAIHNGADDNASGVAVMLRLARDLAERAATGASGPRDNYLFIAFSGEEMGLLGSNYFTKNPTGDFGKPAYMINLDMVGRLRPDSTLSISGTGTSPIWNQVLRSRNPGFRLVLQESGVGPSDHTSFYLQDVPVLHFFTGQHEDYHRPSDDSEKLNYEGMAQISDYILAIAADLESQREIAFRKTKNESEEVPRFKVGLGVVPDYLFDGTGMRIDGVSEDKPAQRAGLQKGDVVVQLGDSTVTDMMSYMRALSAFEPGDSTTVVVARNGRQVTAEIGF; from the coding sequence ATGAAGTATTACAACCTTTTTGCAGGAATTCTGATGTCGGGGGCCGTTGGGCTGCTCGCCGGGAGTTGTGCCGAGACGGCCGCGCCTGCCGCCAGCCTGGAAGACGATGTGCACATCCTGGCCAGCGATTCCCTGGAAGGCCGCCGCACCGGGTCGGAAGGGGCCCGTCTGGCGGCCGGGTACCTGGCGCGCCGGATGGAGGCCATCGGCCTGGAACCGGCCGGGGAGGAAGGCAGCTATTTCCAGGACTTCAGCTTCCGCCCCCGGCAGGACCCGCATGGGGAGGTAGCGTATGGCGACCATTCGGACGGATCGGTCACCGCCCGGAATGTCCTGGGCCTGCTCAATAACGGGGGGGAGCGCACCGTGGTGATCGGGGCGCATTACGACCACCTCGGGATGGGGGGCGAAGGTTCGCTGCACCGGGGAGACTCGGCCATCCACAACGGGGCGGACGACAATGCCAGCGGGGTGGCGGTTATGCTCCGCCTGGCCCGGGACCTGGCTGAACGCGCGGCAACCGGGGCTTCGGGACCCCGGGATAACTATTTGTTCATTGCCTTCTCCGGGGAGGAAATGGGCCTGCTGGGGTCTAACTATTTCACCAAGAACCCCACCGGCGATTTCGGCAAGCCCGCGTATATGATTAACCTGGACATGGTGGGCCGGCTCCGCCCGGACAGCACCCTGTCCATCAGCGGTACGGGGACCAGCCCCATCTGGAACCAGGTGCTCCGTTCCCGGAACCCGGGATTCCGCCTCGTACTCCAGGAATCCGGCGTTGGCCCTTCCGACCACACGTCCTTTTACCTGCAGGATGTCCCCGTACTCCACTTCTTCACCGGTCAGCACGAAGATTACCACCGGCCTTCGGACGATTCGGAGAAACTCAATTACGAGGGGATGGCGCAGATTTCGGATTACATCCTGGCGATTGCCGCAGATCTGGAAAGCCAGCGGGAAATCGCCTTCCGGAAGACCAAAAACGAGAGTGAGGAAGTGCCCCGGTTTAAGGTGGGGCTCGGGGTGGTCCCGGACTACCTCTTTGACGGTACCGGCATGCGGATCGACGGCGTGAGCGAAGACAAACCCGCCCAGCGGGCCGGCCTGCAGAAAGGGGATGTGGTGGTTCAACTGGGCGACAGCACGGTAACCGACATGATGAGCTACATGCGCGCCCTCTCGGCCTTTGAGCCCGGGGACAGTACCACGGTGGTGGTAGCGCGCAACGGGAGGCAGGTAACCGCGGAAATCGGGTTTTAA
- a CDS encoding DoxX family protein — MGTIKTWDKWADAHSYYGLDVLRVALGVFLFVKGVSFMSNLDLFMSMMRPYQDLPGSWIILHYVAAAHFVGGFFIIIGLLTRWAVGFQIPILFGAIMTNFLGEMIPANLITAIIVLLVCVFFFVYGSGRFSLDAYLKKYQ; from the coding sequence ATGGGAACAATCAAAACTTGGGACAAGTGGGCGGACGCCCACTCCTATTACGGTTTGGATGTGCTTCGGGTGGCCCTGGGGGTATTCCTGTTTGTTAAAGGGGTGAGCTTTATGTCCAACCTGGACCTGTTCATGAGCATGATGCGGCCCTACCAGGACCTGCCGGGCAGCTGGATCATCCTGCACTATGTGGCCGCGGCGCATTTTGTCGGCGGCTTTTTTATCATTATCGGCCTGCTCACGCGATGGGCCGTAGGGTTTCAGATCCCCATCCTTTTCGGGGCGATTATGACGAATTTCCTGGGCGAGATGATTCCCGCCAACCTGATCACGGCCATCATCGTGCTGCTGGTCTGCGTCTTCTTCTTTGTATACGGTTCCGGGAGGTTTTCACTGGATGCCTACCTGAAGAAGTACCAGTAG
- the mce gene encoding methylmalonyl-CoA epimerase — MRKIEHIGIAVNDLKAAGDLYEKLLGSPAYKTEEVASEGVRTAFFRSGPNKVELLEATSPDSPIAKYLEKRGEGIHHIAFDVEDIRAEMARLRAEGFTVLNEEPKKGADNKLVAFLHPKGTHGVLVELCQDMG, encoded by the coding sequence ATGCGCAAAATCGAACATATTGGGATCGCGGTAAATGATCTGAAAGCAGCCGGCGACTTGTATGAAAAACTCCTGGGCAGCCCGGCCTACAAGACGGAGGAGGTTGCCTCGGAAGGGGTGCGCACCGCATTTTTCCGCTCCGGCCCCAACAAGGTGGAACTGCTCGAAGCCACTTCCCCGGACAGCCCGATTGCCAAATACCTCGAAAAACGGGGCGAGGGCATCCACCACATCGCCTTCGACGTGGAAGATATCCGAGCCGAGATGGCCCGTCTCCGGGCCGAGGGGTTTACCGTACTCAATGAGGAGCCCAAAAAAGGGGCAGACAACAAACTGGTGGCCTTCCTCCACCCGAAAGGCACCCACGGCGTCCTGGTGGAACTCTGCCAGGATATGGGCTAG
- a CDS encoding TolB family protein, translating to MRILLLLLLGICTMACKDGKKPEPGAGGASDPADNPAAGSAAGSPMAASSDTLIYPGETHFKSIRQVTFGGDNAEAYWSFDNRQLIFQSNYEKWGVECDQMFLMDAGETFNGSVPPMVSTGMGRTTCGYFMPDNEHILYGSTHLRDPECPEVPLRENGKYVWPVYDSFDIFVADLQGNIVDQLTDEPGYDAEATVSPQGDRIVFTSDRSGDLELYTMNLDGSDVRQITDELGYDGGAFFSPDGTQIIFRASRPETEAEIAEYKDLLSRGLVQPTEMELFICNADGSDLRQLTFLGNANWSPFFHPDGDKILFSSNFESEGGFPFNLYLIGTDGTGLERVTHGQTFDAFPVFSPDGKYLAFSSNRNNGGTRDTNLFIAEWQD from the coding sequence ATGAGAATCTTACTTTTACTCTTGTTGGGAATTTGCACCATGGCCTGCAAGGACGGCAAAAAGCCGGAGCCCGGCGCGGGTGGGGCTTCCGATCCTGCCGATAACCCGGCCGCGGGAAGCGCTGCCGGCAGCCCCATGGCCGCATCCTCCGACACGCTCATCTACCCGGGCGAGACGCACTTTAAATCCATCCGCCAGGTCACTTTTGGCGGCGACAACGCAGAGGCCTACTGGAGTTTCGACAACCGCCAGCTGATCTTCCAGTCCAATTACGAAAAGTGGGGGGTGGAATGCGACCAGATGTTCCTGATGGATGCCGGGGAAACTTTCAACGGAAGCGTCCCGCCCATGGTCAGCACGGGGATGGGCCGTACCACCTGCGGCTATTTTATGCCGGATAATGAGCACATCCTCTACGGCTCCACCCACCTGCGGGACCCGGAATGCCCGGAGGTGCCCCTGCGTGAAAACGGCAAATACGTCTGGCCGGTATACGATTCCTTCGACATCTTCGTGGCCGACCTCCAGGGGAATATCGTCGACCAGCTGACGGACGAGCCCGGGTATGATGCCGAGGCCACCGTGTCTCCCCAGGGCGACCGGATTGTCTTTACCTCCGACCGGAGCGGCGACCTGGAGCTGTACACCATGAACCTGGACGGGTCGGACGTCCGACAGATCACCGACGAGCTCGGGTACGACGGCGGGGCGTTTTTCTCCCCGGACGGCACGCAGATCATCTTCCGGGCCTCCCGACCGGAGACTGAGGCGGAAATTGCCGAATACAAAGACCTGTTGTCCCGCGGCCTGGTCCAGCCCACCGAGATGGAGCTCTTTATCTGCAATGCAGACGGCAGCGACCTGAGGCAGCTCACCTTCCTGGGCAATGCCAACTGGAGCCCCTTCTTCCATCCGGACGGAGATAAAATTTTGTTTTCCAGCAACTTCGAATCCGAGGGCGGCTTCCCCTTCAACCTCTACCTCATCGGCACAGACGGCACGGGCCTGGAGCGGGTTACCCACGGGCAGACCTTCGACGCCTTCCCGGTCTTCTCCCCGGACGGAAAATACCTGGCCTTTTCGAGCAACCGGAACAACGGGGGCACCCGGGACACCAATTTGTTTATCGCCGAGTGGCAGGACTGA
- the rbfA gene encoding 30S ribosome-binding factor RbfA, producing the protein METQRQKKIAGLLQQDLAEMLQRAAVDGGLQGIILSVTKVHVTSDLSIAKVYVSIFPVKEATGLIKGIQAQKAQFRHELARRTRNQLRRVPELQFYLDDSLEYIENIEKSLKEGEDPIENPDLLPRRKKS; encoded by the coding sequence GTGGAAACGCAACGACAGAAAAAAATCGCCGGCCTCCTCCAGCAGGACCTGGCCGAAATGCTCCAACGGGCGGCCGTCGACGGCGGGCTCCAGGGGATTATCCTTTCGGTGACCAAAGTCCACGTCACCTCAGACCTGTCCATTGCCAAAGTATATGTGAGTATCTTCCCGGTCAAAGAGGCCACGGGCCTGATCAAGGGGATCCAGGCGCAAAAGGCACAATTCCGGCACGAACTGGCCCGGCGCACGCGCAACCAGCTCCGGCGCGTTCCCGAACTGCAATTCTACCTGGACGATTCCCTGGAATACATCGAGAATATCGAAAAGTCGCTCAAGGAAGGGGAAGACCCCATCGAGAACCCGGACCTGCTGCCCCGCCGCAAAAAATCCTGA
- a CDS encoding outer membrane beta-barrel protein yields MKLRTLLLLGICPLALHSQTYSVSGFVKDTGGTPLPYANILLLNADSVRVNGTSSDESGYFSIDGIAPDLYLFQPQYFGYSARPVPVEVRSDLRLGALILSEDAEQLDEVVVTRKRPVIERQADRVVFKVENTVLSSGSTWDILRNAPGVIAGPESLEVRGQPATIYLNGRKVQLGQDEVLELLRGLSGDMILSVEVIPLPPASFEASDGPVLNIRTRQNILPGYKGSVRGEYTQAVFPKYSLGTSQFFKTEKFGLLASYSIAPRKELKVSDSYINFIDAGNAVFANWETRMDRITRSQAQQGNLILDFTPSDRDELNLTANLLYSPDQEHAYTLGTEMRNGQGSPDSTLVTRSVLDEDRLNASVELNYRRSLGEKGASLKANAHYTYYELDRVQEGNSRYFDPSGAFLRDFFFATDADQQIDIYTGQLDLDVPIGKGNLETGVRGSFIESRNAIDYLDVNMEPPFDIAVTDRFSYDEEVYAAYASLYQEWSAWSLRLGLRAEQTQVRARSETLDEINNQDYLEWFPTLYLGRALGEKHSMALTYNRRLTRPNYQDLNPFRFFLNENDYNEGNPNLVPNFSHNFNLNLSLDNTYFIDLYYRDNGRYISTLSFQDNENQTLLQIKQNTLGSISYGLDFTVSKALLDWWQVYAYNSLFYEEETLLAVLSEQETYTNRVSGYYGYLNNSLTLSGDGTLTGDVSLLYLSGFLHGSFKRSETIALSAGLRQSLWQGRASLSLVAEDLLGRANATYTSRYANQDNAFYSRPETRFIRLGFTYNFGNYRLQSRRADLRNTERDRIVED; encoded by the coding sequence TTGAAGTTACGAACCTTGCTTTTGCTGGGGATTTGCCCCCTCGCCCTGCACAGCCAGACCTACTCGGTCTCCGGTTTCGTCAAGGATACCGGCGGTACCCCATTGCCCTATGCGAACATCCTGTTGCTCAACGCGGACAGCGTCCGGGTAAACGGGACCTCCTCGGATGAATCCGGCTATTTCTCAATCGACGGCATCGCCCCGGACCTCTACCTGTTCCAGCCCCAGTACTTTGGATATTCGGCCCGCCCTGTCCCCGTAGAGGTCCGCTCGGACCTGCGGCTCGGGGCCCTGATCCTGTCGGAAGATGCCGAACAGCTCGACGAGGTGGTGGTGACCCGGAAGCGACCGGTCATTGAGCGGCAGGCAGACCGGGTGGTCTTTAAGGTGGAAAACACCGTCCTGAGTTCCGGCAGCACCTGGGACATCCTCAGGAATGCCCCGGGGGTCATTGCCGGCCCGGAATCCCTTGAGGTGCGGGGGCAACCGGCCACCATCTACCTGAACGGCCGCAAGGTCCAGCTCGGGCAGGACGAGGTGCTGGAATTGCTCCGGGGGTTGTCGGGGGATATGATCCTGTCCGTTGAGGTCATCCCTTTGCCCCCGGCGAGCTTTGAAGCGAGCGACGGCCCGGTGCTGAATATCCGCACCCGGCAAAACATCCTCCCCGGGTATAAGGGCAGTGTTCGGGGGGAGTATACCCAGGCGGTATTCCCCAAATACAGCCTGGGCACCAGCCAGTTCTTCAAGACCGAAAAATTCGGGTTGCTCGCCAGCTATTCCATCGCCCCCCGCAAGGAATTGAAGGTCTCGGACAGCTACATCAACTTTATCGACGCCGGCAACGCGGTTTTTGCCAACTGGGAAACCCGGATGGACCGGATAACGCGTTCCCAGGCGCAGCAGGGCAACCTGATCCTGGACTTTACCCCTTCGGACCGGGACGAGCTGAACCTGACGGCAAACCTGTTGTATTCCCCGGACCAGGAGCACGCGTATACCCTGGGCACCGAGATGCGCAACGGACAGGGAAGCCCGGACTCCACCCTGGTAACCCGTTCCGTCCTGGACGAGGACCGGCTCAACGCCTCGGTTGAACTGAATTACCGCCGCAGCCTGGGGGAGAAGGGGGCTTCCCTGAAGGCCAATGCGCACTATACGTACTACGAACTGGACCGGGTCCAGGAGGGGAACAGCCGGTACTTTGACCCTTCCGGGGCCTTTCTCCGGGACTTTTTCTTTGCCACGGATGCGGACCAGCAAATCGACATCTACACGGGCCAGCTGGACCTGGACGTGCCAATCGGCAAGGGGAACCTGGAAACCGGGGTGCGGGGCTCGTTTATCGAATCCCGGAACGCCATCGACTACCTGGACGTAAATATGGAGCCGCCTTTTGACATTGCCGTGACGGACCGGTTTTCCTATGACGAGGAGGTTTACGCCGCCTACGCGAGCCTGTACCAGGAATGGTCGGCCTGGTCGCTCCGCCTGGGGCTGCGCGCCGAGCAGACACAGGTGCGGGCCCGTTCGGAAACCCTGGACGAGATCAACAACCAGGACTACCTGGAGTGGTTTCCCACGCTGTACCTCGGGCGGGCCCTGGGGGAGAAGCACAGCATGGCGCTAACCTACAACCGGCGGCTGACGCGGCCAAATTACCAGGACCTGAACCCTTTCCGGTTCTTCCTGAATGAAAACGACTACAATGAGGGCAACCCGAACCTCGTCCCGAATTTCAGCCACAACTTCAACCTGAACCTCTCCCTGGACAACACGTATTTTATAGACCTGTATTACCGGGATAATGGTCGGTACATCAGTACGCTCAGCTTCCAGGACAACGAAAACCAGACCCTACTGCAAATTAAGCAGAACACGCTGGGAAGCATTTCCTACGGGCTGGACTTCACAGTATCCAAAGCCCTGTTGGATTGGTGGCAGGTTTACGCCTACAATTCGCTTTTTTACGAGGAGGAGACGCTGCTGGCCGTATTGAGCGAGCAGGAAACCTACACCAACCGCGTCAGCGGGTATTACGGCTACCTCAACAATTCACTGACGCTTTCGGGGGACGGCACGCTTACCGGGGATGTCTCCCTGCTGTACCTGAGCGGCTTCCTCCACGGGTCGTTTAAGCGATCGGAAACGATTGCCCTGAGCGCCGGTCTCCGCCAATCGCTCTGGCAGGGCCGGGCCTCCCTGAGCCTGGTGGCCGAGGACCTGCTCGGACGGGCCAATGCCACGTACACCTCCCGGTACGCCAACCAGGACAATGCGTTTTACTCCCGCCCCGAAACCCGTTTTATCCGGCTGGGATTCACCTATAATTTCGGGAATTACCGCCTGCAGAGCCGGCGTGCCGACCTGCGGAACACGGAGCGGGACCGGATTGTGGAGGATTGA
- the lepA gene encoding translation elongation factor 4: MKNIRNFCIIAHIDHGKSTLADRLLDFTGSVTEREKQDQLLDSMDLERERGITIKSHAIQMDYIHDGEPYILNLIDTPGHVDFSYEVSRSIAACEGALLVVDAAQSIQAQTISNLYLALENDLEIIPVLNKVDLPSANPEEVTDDIVDLIGCKPGEVIPASAKTGLGIQEILTAIIERVPAPAGDPEAPLQALVFDSVYNPFRGVETYFRVMNGEIRKGQHIKFVATGKKYHADEIGTLKLKQLPKQKISTGDVGYLITGIKDAREVKVGDTITDAANPTPQAIAGFEDVKPMVFAGIYPVDTEDFEELRASMEKLQLNDASLVFTPESSAALGFGFRCGFLGMLHMEIIQERLEREFDMTVITTVPNVSYYAYTTKDPETPFIVNNPSDLPDPSTISRVEEPFIKATIITKSDFVGNVMSLCIDKRGEITGQTYLTQDRVELTFDMPLAEIVFDFYDRLKTVSKGYASFDYSPIGMRTSKLVRVDILLNAQPVDALSALVHFDNAYDIGKRMCEKLKELIPRQQFDIPIQAAIGSKIISRETIKALRKDVTAKCYGGDISRKRKLLEKQKKGKKRMRQVGNVEIPQQAFMAVLKLND; the protein is encoded by the coding sequence ATGAAGAATATTCGGAATTTTTGCATCATCGCCCACATCGACCACGGCAAGAGTACGCTGGCGGACCGGCTGCTCGACTTTACCGGGTCGGTGACCGAGCGCGAAAAACAGGACCAGCTGCTGGACAGTATGGACCTGGAGCGCGAACGCGGCATCACCATCAAGAGTCACGCCATCCAGATGGACTATATCCACGATGGCGAACCCTATATCCTCAACCTGATCGACACTCCCGGGCACGTGGATTTCTCCTATGAGGTGTCCCGCTCCATCGCGGCCTGCGAAGGGGCCCTGCTCGTAGTGGATGCCGCCCAGAGCATCCAGGCACAGACCATCTCCAACCTTTACCTGGCCCTGGAAAACGACCTGGAAATCATCCCGGTACTCAACAAGGTAGACCTGCCCAGCGCCAACCCCGAGGAGGTGACGGACGATATCGTGGACCTGATTGGCTGCAAGCCCGGGGAAGTGATCCCGGCCAGCGCGAAGACGGGCCTGGGCATCCAGGAAATCCTGACAGCTATTATCGAACGCGTTCCGGCCCCGGCCGGCGACCCGGAGGCCCCGCTGCAGGCCCTGGTCTTTGACTCGGTCTACAACCCCTTCCGGGGCGTGGAAACCTACTTCCGGGTAATGAACGGGGAAATCCGCAAAGGCCAGCACATCAAATTCGTCGCTACGGGTAAAAAATACCATGCAGACGAAATCGGGACGCTGAAACTCAAACAGCTGCCCAAACAAAAAATTTCCACCGGCGATGTGGGCTACCTGATCACCGGCATCAAGGACGCCCGGGAGGTCAAGGTGGGGGATACCATTACGGACGCCGCCAACCCAACTCCCCAGGCGATTGCCGGGTTTGAAGACGTCAAACCCATGGTGTTTGCCGGAATCTATCCGGTGGACACGGAGGATTTTGAAGAGCTTCGCGCCTCCATGGAAAAGCTCCAGCTCAACGACGCCTCCCTGGTTTTCACCCCGGAGAGCAGCGCGGCCCTGGGCTTCGGTTTCCGCTGCGGCTTCCTGGGGATGCTGCACATGGAGATCATCCAGGAACGCCTGGAGCGGGAATTCGACATGACGGTCATCACCACGGTGCCCAACGTGAGTTATTACGCCTACACGACCAAGGACCCGGAAACGCCCTTTATCGTCAACAACCCCTCGGATTTGCCCGACCCCTCCACCATCAGCCGGGTGGAAGAGCCTTTCATCAAGGCCACCATTATCACCAAGTCGGATTTTGTGGGGAATGTGATGTCGCTCTGCATCGACAAGCGGGGGGAGATCACCGGGCAGACCTACCTCACCCAGGACCGGGTGGAACTCACCTTCGACATGCCCCTGGCCGAGATCGTCTTTGACTTCTACGACCGGCTGAAAACCGTGTCCAAGGGGTATGCCTCCTTCGATTACAGCCCCATCGGCATGCGGACTTCCAAGCTCGTGCGGGTGGACATCCTGCTGAATGCCCAGCCAGTTGACGCGCTTTCCGCCCTGGTGCACTTCGACAACGCCTACGACATCGGCAAGCGGATGTGCGAGAAACTCAAGGAGTTGATCCCCCGCCAGCAATTCGACATCCCGATCCAGGCGGCTATCGGCTCCAAGATCATCTCCCGGGAAACCATCAAGGCGCTCCGCAAGGACGTGACCGCCAAGTGTTACGGGGGGGATATTTCCCGGAAGCGGAAACTCCTCGAAAAGCAGAAAAAAGGGAAAAAGCGCATGCGCCAGGTAGGCAACGTGGAAATCCCCCAGCAGGCGTTTATGGCCGTGCTGAAGCTGAACGATTAG